TCAAGTTGGAAAGTGAAACCTTACAGAACATCTGTCCAGTACAATTTATACGAATGATAGAAACTaaaatgaccttccagaagacgtggttgcagcaaggtcaattttctcatttaagaaaaagttggataggtgcatggatgtgaggggattgcaGGGTTATGGACAGattgcaggtaagtgggactagaggagatcatttAAATCTGTAAGAACAAGAGGGCCCAAGATGGCTTGTTTCCGTACTAtatttgttatatggttataaaatacAAATTTTATATTTGTGGTTAACACAAAATTGAATGAGAGAAGTGGGATGGGAGATAGCAAGCCCTGTGAAAGACTATAAGAATATAATTGGTGAATGAACAATAACATTTGTGTAAAAATCAAATGAAGCTATAGattagtggttcccaaccttttactttccactcacataccactttaagtattccctatgccataagtgttctgtgattaataagggattgcttaaggtggtatgtgggtggaaagaaaaagtttgaaaactactgttttaatcattccaaattgattcgttatgtgcacggtttcataactccaaaggaaatgggccaatgacaatttttctcaagtaacaattgggtctagatctgACCTTTTAAACCCCATTCTCTTGCATtctcccataacccttgattccctacCTAATCCTTGATTCCCtacctaatcaagaacttatctacctcttaaatatatccaatgactaaTCCTCCATAGCCAtctgcagcaacaaattccacagattcacgattaGAGAATGCAGAGTTACAACCATGATTGGGTttgttaaaggttccattattgtcatgtgataactacatttagaatgtaacatatatgaaattctttaacttttgtccaccataaggcagacagagagtcaccactttgtccagtgcttctcacagaaacctggtgttcctggacagtctcccctccaagtactgaccaggcttgAGCCTGCTTATCTTCCGAAATCAAACAattcaggcgtattcaggctattagactTCTGCATAGACTGATTGGTGAGATTTAAATTTGGGATTCCCACATTGGTGTGATCTGAAGATGACACattgaaaaagacaaaataaaatataaatggcagtgctgctggtGGTGCAGtcctggagggagtggggagcagagacacagccctCACCTGAGGAGTCCCACTGCCCAATCTTACTGCTGACAACTCCATATATGACCTGTTAAAGGATTCATTGgtgctttatttaaaatcccgccaCCTTGGGATCTGGGCCTAAGGATGGTGACTGCGGTGGCAGACAAGCAGAGACCTCTGTGGCTGAAGGGCACACACAGGTGACTTGCAGGTGAAGAACCCACATAGACTGTGGCCTTCTGGCATCTTGAtgtcaaaggactcacatcaggctgcgggctgccagagactggctcatgacaaccagatatcagaactggAATTTGAGAGGATGCTAAGGGAATGAAGGGCTCCCGAagtgcgctgaaggcttcctcatcactTTGGAGGTTTAGATGtgggctcaggttgccaatggtttgaactgtaaCTGCAATTTTATGCAGCTCCAGAGGCTGCAGGCGCACTAGAAgcgaatccacggatactcagcAGCTCTGACATTTGCTTATCTTTCTCTAATTGTAATGCTAATGGAAaatctttgtctaccttatggcagggcaaaggcaattttgtgtaatattacatttctgttttattacatgacaataaatagtatctgatctgagagTCGGACATAGGGGGTGAGATCAAAAGAGCAAGAAATAGGAGGCAGAATAAACTGTTGGAGAAAATAGAATAAGAAGAGGCAATGAGTTTTGTTCAATGTGCAAGCCATGTTAACTTATAACCAAAAAGTGGCACACTGTATAAACATTCTTGTCTTCTGTTCACAGATAACATTTGCTTGGAACCAATGGATCAAGGGCAAGGAACAGATCCTAAATTAAAGAATATTGAATGGTACTATGTAAAAGATGAAGATAAATGTCATCCATTTTTGTATAATGGAGAAGGAGGCAACGAAAACAGATTTGCGAATGAGACACTCTGTTTGAAAACCTGCACTACCAAATACTTCCAACTATATCCGGAGGGAGGTAAGTTCATCATTTTCAGCGATGCTTCTTTTAGAATTACTCAATAAGGATTAATTATCTAAAAGGGTAACAAAGATTCTGGAAATTTTGGACATTTTATTTGGTTTAATAGGTAAGGAAGTCAGAATACTATGTACTTAATGTAATTGTATATTTCATTTCTACAATTTTTGATGCTATGGTAAATAATATGTGTTACTTCCAAGActgaattataaataaaataaataataaaatttaaactttctggTTGAATtaaagatgaagaaaatattttcaaaattataatgaatGACCTTCTTAAAACCTTTAGGTAGAATGTTGAATCCAAATAATCTCCTGCATCAGAAATGTTAAAAACCAAACTCTGAGTTATCAGACTAAGGCTATGCAAAAGGGTCTGGAAATGGCAACTCACAAAATATTACCAACACACTAAGTTTGTGAAAATCTGAAACTAAAAATagagaaagaaaagggatggcCAATTTTTTATCAATCATTTTGCACCACCCCATAAAGATATTTTAACTTTCATTCAGTTTAAAATAGGCTGATGAGATTTTATTTTCAAGCCAAACTtaagaactttttaaaaattatattattcaattatataattGAATTtgatttccatggatgttgctctGATGGTTTAGTGAGTGATTGAAAGAACTTCCAAGGAAATTCTGAACATTTATCAGAATATAATTTTGAAATTATGATTGGTGCTGTTCTATCTCAATGAACTATTTTAATACTACTGTTCATTGAAAATAACCATATTAAAATTAAGAAGAATGCAAAATTATTGATAGTAAATGAACAATCAATTGCATTGTGAAAATGATTTCTTCGTATAAAACCTAAATCCATAGAATAATAGTCATTCAGCCCTTCATGACCATGCTAACAATCCCAGTTGCTTGCATTAATTCTCtatagagttaaacaggaaagtctgcagacaccatggttgagtacaatacacaaaagtgctttcTCAGCTAGTTTACTCTTTGGCCCTGCCACCCTTATTCACCTATGacttcttgcctgttggcctgtacaACAGTAAGcattcaattaaattaaaatagataataaatataaaaggtagGTGATATCCACAGAAATGCAGAAAATCCTTTTTTCAGggtgattgcactcagagacaagtgaggaggacaaacatgcttttaatagcttacaatcaatgactggtagatacaatagtcctcaggtgaatctgaggtaaagggggaaaaccagggtttatattggggtaggtgagggtggagccaagggaggagccagctatcaggacaatacacagacagtgaattccatttcactgtacaATGTCAGCACAGTGTAACAAGAGCCTGAAAGTTATCTGtaaaggcaacaaaaaaaaaagataattgctTCCACCATGAAAGTTTTCAAGTTTCTTAATCCTTTAAAATAAACACTGAATAGTGACACTTAAAGGTTTTCAGAAAATAATAAAACCCAAATGGGCAAAGGACTTAGTTGAACTTTTCTTTCCAGACATGAAATTAGACATATTTTACTTTTTTGACAGATGCAGCATGTAAACTGCCCAAAGAACAAGGACATTGCTTTGGCAGGATACTGAGGTGGTACTATGATGAGAACATTGACGACTGTGATACATTCTTATTCACTGGATGTCACGGGAATGGAAACCAATTCGAGAGCAAGAAGAGCTGTCAGAATCTGTGTGGTAAAGAGTCCTATTTTGGCTTGGGCTGTTGAAAACATTGTTGATGCTGACGATTATATTCATGTGCCTTGTGTTCCTGTTAAAAAGCAAAATCTTCCATTTTCAGAGGTTGCGTAGGCAGGTAGAAGTTCTTCAACATTTTTAATGGGTTGGACTGAATATTAATAGCGAGTGGTGAACAGTAAATACTGACTCAAATACTGATAAGTGTGCAATGTTTGAGATAGGTATAGCTATAACCTCCTGTAACAACAATTATAAACAATCACTTTTCAGTTAGACTTTATTGATGGAAGAGAGTAAGGGTTAAATTTATATGTTTGCAAATGCTCTGATTACTGTACAATAGGGTCACATTAAGTGGTCCTTTGAAATATTCATGGCCATTTTTGACATTACTTGATTAGCACTTTTTTTATATGTCCTCCTATTTCTTCAAGAATAGGTTTTAATAACAGATCTTAGACTAAATGATCCATCCATCTTTCCAGCCAATTGGGAACTTCTCAAAATGTAGCAAATATTGGAAGATCACAAATAATACATTCAtttactcttccaccatttgaaCTCTAAGTTGCAGGTCATCTGGTCCTGTTAACTTCAAAGCCGTTCATCTCTTTAGTTTgtctagtgtttttttttcagtaataatGATTGTTTAAGCTCCTCTCCACCTTTTGCCCTTGACTTCTACTTTTATTCAGGTAATGTCATCTATCAtaacaaatacaaaatatttgGAAGATTCCCCAATGATTAGAATTTGATTCACTTCCTTTTTATATGGTTGCAAATCTTTATAAGGGCTAGTCTTCTCTCTATGGAGAGAGGGGCAAGACTTTATGTGAGGCTAAGAAAGTAAATGCAAATCTTTGAGACACGGACTTAGTGAATAGTTGGaggaatagaaaaaaatgtgAATGAATGAGGATCAAGAGGTAATGAAGATAAAGGGGAAAATGTGCAGTATGAGGTGGGAAGGCGTATGTATGTTAGTCAAGAAAAGTAAAGTGTGCTTGGGAAATTGATGTAACAGGCTGTAGCATATAATAAATTGGAAAGAAATTCAGAAATTGGCAAGTGAGGGAGGTGAAGAAAGATGATTTTCTTGATTAAGAAACAGAGTTATAGATATGAGGTTGGGAAgtattagattgttgtgaaggAGTTTTATATAAAGTCGGCACAATAATGTTCTAAGGTCTGTCTGAACAGGAGAAATCATGTCATCTATGAAAAGTAATTACCAGTGTTTGGTTTTTAAGTTGAACCCAGGATCTGGAATGATTGCTATTGTGTGCCCTTTCAAAAACTTACTATCTGGTGATTCTAttgtagatatgttttaaaactcTCCTCTTTCATTGGGACCTTTAGAGAGGTACTAGCTAAGTAGGAAGctacattttaacttatctctgtaTCTAAAAAGTCTTCTATAGTTAGGAGCTGTGTCGCCACTTCAAGGACTGATAGAAATGCCGCAGAAATAACATGTATCACGTAAGTCTTTGCAGGTGATCCAATGTTACAAGGTTCCTTTTCCATTCCTCAAAATATTCACTGGAAAATTAAAATGCCCTGGGATTCAACCATATATGTCAACTGCCTTGCATTACAACTTAACAGACATCCTGTCCCTGCCCAATACATTGTCTAAGTTTGAACAAGACACAATTATTCTGAGTTGGAACAAACATAAAGCAAATTGCCATCAAATTTGCATTCAATGTCTTGATTGACCTCTGTATACATTCTTTGCGAAATAATAAAACACTATTCACCTTTCCCTTTGAATTTCTGGGATTTATGGAAATTTTATGATGagcgatgcaccatcaattactcaaatgactgttgtagagaaaccaataggcttttattcacttaagaacactgGCACATCCACACTGTTCGATTGTCCTGCTCTTAGAGCAgggagctgtggaacagtcacctttatacaggagcctgtggggcgGGGCCACAGATACAACCAGATATTTATataaacagtggtttaccataacGATCTAGCTAATTATTTCTCATTTTTCTCCCCTTCTAGTTATTTTTCCCTTCCAAGTATTTATGATTTGGTTACTAAATATAGCTAGCACATCTTTGGTGTGGTTGGTCCTTCCTATAAGTCACAACTAGACCTGGCTGAAACTCAAGAAATGTAGGTCAAGCCTGTTTGAGTAACTTTCAACATTTGGCCATCTTAAACTATTTAGCTAAAATGTGGTGTACAACTGATTAATCCAGTGTAGTAGAATGGCTCATTTTATTGTACTGTATGATAGAAATATCTGCTTTatttaaaatgaatgaaaaacATTCGTGAACTTGGCACAATTACTTTTGTCTTATGATGCTTATCATTCTAAAAGAATGTTAGAGACTTTCTATAAAGGAAAGAGGTAGaagctataaaaataaaataacaaaagcTATCAGACCAATTTTGTTCTTCTCTGGATATGAACATTCAATATTCCTCAGAGGCAGAGGGGAAGGGAACAGACCAGTTATGCCAGtccaatacataaaagtgctcgaggaactcaacaggtcacacagcatccatggaaagcgatGGGGGGTTGGTGTCTTCTGCTGAAACCCTTCATTAGGAATGCCTAGATTCAGGCAAATGCCCAACTAAGAAgatggggagaaggagaggagaggaagggaaggagcacaggcatgCAGATGATACATAGATAagatgggaagggggaaggagaaagGAGCTGAGCAGTGATAGGAGAGGGGGTGAAGGCTGAAAAAGATGCTGTCTGCTAGGAGAAATGTAGAGAAAGGGATGGAGAGTTGAAAGGAGGAAGGTGTGGGTGATAGACAAGGGGAAAGGAAAGGAGTCAGGGGATAGGGGAGAACAAGGGAGGGGCTTACTGAAATTGGAATAGTCGATATTGATGACAACTGGTTAGAGTCTGCTGATACAGAATATATATAAGgtgtggctcctccaatttatgtgaGGCTTCACATGAAAGGTGGAATTGGATGTGGAATTTATGTGGTttgccactgggaggtctttagtattgcagtggacagagggaAAGTACGTAATGAAACAAACTCTAAGTCTGTATCCAGTCTTATCGACGTAGAGGAGGTGCACTGGAATCAGTGGATGCAGTAAattacccctgcagattcacaagtaaagtgttgtttcacttggaaggactatttgggggtgAGATTGGTGATGAAAGGAGGTGGTGTGCCATTTCTTGAAGTCATGGGGTAAGGGTggaggcaattggtgggaagggacaaGTGAGTTGCAGAGAGAGGAGAAGAAGATGTGTCTGGCAGTGTGATGCCATTGTAGGTGGaaaaaattgcagagaataatACATTTTAATGGAGATTGAGAGGGTGGTAGGTAAAGATGAGGGGAACCCTGTCCTTGTGTCTGTGGGAGAAGGGGCTATGGCAGAtgtgaaatagaggagatgcgagTGAGGACTGAATTAATATCAGTCAAGAAGAAGCCATTTTTTTCTGAAGGagaaggacatctcagatgtcctggaatggaaaccCTCATCTGGGAATAGATGTGGCAGAAACAGAGGGACTGAGAGAAAGTAATCAAATCCTTTCTGGAGATAAGGTGGGAAGAGATGTTGCCAAGTTAAACTCAATGAAGATTTTCCAAACGTTTCATAGTTAAAGTTGGTTTAATCAAAATTGGTGAATAATAACAAGTgaacaatgagaaaaaaaatataagcaaaggaaaaaagaaagatcTCCACTtaatttgaggttttttttagcTCCTCAGGGGCAAGGACGTCGCTTTTTAGATGAAGAAATTGTAACAACCCACAGAGATGAAGGTACTGTTAAATTAGATATCAATGTTATTATTGAGTTTTGAAATGTATCTCATGGAAACATAACTTCCTTTAAATATTGTTGAGAACATAAAAGGCAAGTTTCTGAAGTGACATTTCACAGGTATCACCTACTCTTTGGTATTGTCAACGAGATTGGGTGAAAGAGACCTGCCCAAGAAATTATTATTGTGTGAAAGATATCAAGGGGTATGATAAAAGTAGATTTATGGGCTTGAtgttcagatcagccatgaactaAATGAATGATGGTCAAAACACAGACAtgtcggaggaactcagccagtcttgccatgtccataggaggtaaaggtatcaggcctgagcccttcctcaagaccatctggttcctgcagcatttctgtgctttgactacaatcacagcatctgaagaccTTCTGTGTGTTCACCATCCACCACCCAACCAAATGAATGATCGAACAGGCTTGAGAAAAGATCTAATGTTATTTCATATCATCTGTTTTATACTGTACAATGCCTATTCTAGTTATTTTTCCCTTCCAGATATTTATCATTTGGTTACTAAATATGGCTAGCACATCTTTGGTGTGGTTGGTCCTTCCTATAAGCAATGTTACTAACCATTTCATTCTCTGTAATATATCTACTTTGCACGGAGAGCTTAATGAAAAAGCTATTTCAAAAAATATCCAACAGCAGAGAGCATATTCTGACCATataatttagaaatacaacacagtaacaggcccttcaagtccatgagCCCAcagcacccaattacacccatgtgaccaattaaccaactaacccataggcctttggaacatgggagtaaACTGAAGcaaccagaagaaacccacaaatGTTGTCACAGAGCCAATAATTGCAACACTAAAAGTAGCCATATGACAGTTTAtaatatggaaacaggccatctcagccctccAAATCCAtgctggttcactcaaacaactccgctagattcccccgcctattctccacccataaccctccagcccccttttatccatgtatatatccagcctcctcttaaattaaagaattgactctgcctcaactatttcctccggaagattatttcattcagccaccactctctgagtgaagaagcatcctctaatgtttctcctagaATTTTtaccccttaccctcaacttctGTCCTCTTGCTTCAACCGCTCCTGCTCttagggggaagagtctactgtcatttagtctatctattcctttcataatttgaaacacctctatcaaatcctctctcaaccacctatgttccaatgaataaagtcctaacctcttcaatcattctctgtactctaggtattttaagccaggcaacatccttgtaaatattatctgcaccctctccaccttatctatatccttcctataatttggagaccagaactgaacacaatactccaaacctggcctcgccaatgccttaaacagtcgcagcatcacttcccagctcctatactctatgctatgatttatgaaggctaacataccaaataacttcttaaccaccctgtcaacatgggaatccaccttcaaggaaccctgcaccataactccaagatctctttgttcttgtgcattccccaaagtcctattttgattattttttccgaaatgaagcacctcacacttctctacgttaaattccatctgccatctttcagcccaattttccagacaaaccaaatccctctgtaatccctgaaaacgtTCCTCACTATGCACCACTCCCCTATTTTCATCTCGTCtatgtatttacttacccagttaaccaccccatcatccaaatcattaatataaattatgaacaacaggggacctaacaccgatccttgaggcacgccgCTCAttacaggcttccatcctgacagacagttgtccaccatgactctctgctgtctatcctccagccacctctgaacccatcttattatttctctattaatccctagtgtctaaaccttccttactaacctttcatgtggaaccttatcaaaagctttgctaaaatccagatagactacatcaactgccctaccttcatctacctttcttgtcacttcttcgaaaaactcaacaaggtttgtcaaacatgactcctcccctccttcacaaacccatgctgggtgctcctgatcaatccctacttatctagatatttatacacaccatctctagaatactctccataactttccctaccaccgaagtcaagcttacaggcctataattacttggctgacacctcgtgccttttttaaacaatggaactacattagcaaccctccaatcccgtgtcaccacaccctcctccagtgatcattgaaaaatcactgacagtgcctccgctatttgctccctgacctaccttaacgtcctggggaaaatcccatcaggaccaggagtcttatccacttttactaaccctagaagctccaaaatcctctttactaatccctatcttttccataactaagccatttgcctcacttatctcacatagtccaatatccttttccttcgtgaacacagatgagaaaaaaaaatcatttgatatctctcccatctgatacagttcctcgcacagttcaccgctcttattttccagcggtcctattcGACCCTTAACCCTCTTTTTACTATTCACATTTCTCTAAAATCCCTTAGGATCTAAACTCAATTTACACTCCACAATAATGAGTCATTTTTACTTCATTTATTTTGCACTTAAACTGATTGTGCTGTTTTGTAATTTTATCTTTGTATTTTAAATTATAGCTTACATCTTACAAAGAAAATTGACCAATTTTTAGGCAATTCTTTACAATAAGTAAAACTACAAATTTATATTTTTCATaatgaaatattaaaaatttacatttcttagcatttttctctttttctgaacATTCCAAGCATTTAATTCAAGTTTAATTTTATTATCATCAGTCTGTACATATACAACAGTATGAAACAGCTGTTCTCCGGCCCACTGCGCAGACACATATGCACACAGTACCCAGCATATTATATTCACATAGATACATACATCCatacagatataatttaaaataaataaatatgaatatttGGAATTGTTTACTCTGCTACAGGATTCTATTCATCAATATCACAGCTGTCATCAAATAATTTCTTAAATATAGTTATGATAATAATGTACAAATAAAGCAATCAAATTCTGCACAGCAAGATTAAATATGAGACTAAATAGATAAAATACTTTTGATGAGGGTAATTAAACAGAAATCATGGCTAACACTCAGAGAGAAGCCTTCCTTTCATCATTAAGGTTGTGTCACAGGACCCTCTAAAGGCACATGTGAAGACAGGATTGCACTCCTTTAGCAAAGGACAATCAATTCCATTTTGGctaatttctcttttcttttaatAGAATAATCATTATCTTTATTAATAAGCAGAAGGGGaatacagtgattttttttgtgtgtctcACTGGCAATGTAATTTATTGAAACATCTCTTCTTAAATTTACGTTCTTTCACTTTCCAGGTGATATTGCTGCAATTGTGTTCGGATGTCTTTTTGGCATCGTTATCATTGCCTTTGTGGCTGTAATTGTAATTCAGAGGTACGTCATACTGATTCCAACTGAACATCAATAATTTGCAAACATTCGTTAAATTTCATGTTGTTTAGCTATATTAGAAAAAGCAATCATGAACAGGTGCCAGTGGTGCAATGCTTTGCATTTCAAAATGCTTCATCTCTTCATTTGCCTTTGGGGAAGATAACTGTTGGAATAGTATGTGTAAACAAAGAGTGGGTCCACATTGGATAGATTAAACTCAACTGGGGGAGGAGAATTGAAAAGGACTTGAAAACAtcacagcaaatctgaaaatgattagatttccttttttttggagATAATTGTATATCTCAGCAGGTTCTCAGCTCCTTTTTTGCACATGGCACCTAAAATTACAGCTAAGTAGGAAGGCAACAGGCAAACAATGAGACGTCAGGTAGCATCCATATGTAGCGATAGCCAGTCCACATTTTGGACAATCGAGGTCATAGGGTTCTCTCCCGATTGAAAATTAATTAGTACAGTAGCTGCAAGGCAAATAGATCCTTAAATATTTGGAAGAAAGCGTGATGCACATTTTTGATACGTTTATTTGTGAGCCATCGTAAATGCTTTTTCAATAAACCGATTAGTGGCTTTGTTCATAAAGTGTGGGagagaattttatctgatcatatTAATTAATATTCAACCCATAATGTTTAAATTACAATGTCAACATGACCATCATTACTAAGCTATTTTAATGTTATATGATACATACCTTTTCTTCTTAGGAAA
This genomic window from Narcine bancroftii isolate sNarBan1 chromosome 3, sNarBan1.hap1, whole genome shotgun sequence contains:
- the LOC138756127 gene encoding inter-alpha-trypsin inhibitor-like isoform X1, whose amino-acid sequence is MKRIVLFLGIYMVVFNLCVTAQDKNNICLEPMDQGQGTDPKLKNIEWYYVKDEDKCHPFLYNGEGGNENRFANETLCLKTCTTKYFQLYPEGDAACKLPKEQGHCFGRILRWYYDENIDDCDTFLFTGCHGNGNQFESKKSCQNLCAPQGQGRRFLDEEIVTTHRDEGDIAAIVFGCLFGIVIIAFVAVIVIQRKKHKSQSRKSKSTELEMQ
- the LOC138756127 gene encoding inter-alpha-trypsin inhibitor-like isoform X2; the encoded protein is MDQGQGTDPKLKNIEWYYVKDEDKCHPFLYNGEGGNENRFANETLCLKTCTTKYFQLYPEGDAACKLPKEQGHCFGRILRWYYDENIDDCDTFLFTGCHGNGNQFESKKSCQNLCAPQGQGRRFLDEEIVTTHRDEGDIAAIVFGCLFGIVIIAFVAVIVIQRKKHKSQSRKSKSTELEMQ